A genome region from Chiroxiphia lanceolata isolate bChiLan1 chromosome 5, bChiLan1.pri, whole genome shotgun sequence includes the following:
- the LRRC17 gene encoding leucine-rich repeat-containing protein 17, with product MQLVTIVVLLFLCKASDCRRTRNRSLKNNERENILRRASSTVKRNAQGLTCDIYTHLHEKYLDCQERKLIFVGPDWPEDIKHMLLARNRIRKLKNNMFSKYKALKSLDLQQNDISKIESEAFFGLNKLTTLLLQHNQIKSLSEEIFIYTPSLNYLRLYDNPWHCNCELETLVTMLQVPTNRNLGNYAKCVHPIELKNQKLKQIKADQLCSEEDRQDPRNIKREKPEPVKPEFDSSLCHMYVFPVPTLNCKRKDLKKVPGNIPPDIAKLDLSNNKIRQLRAKEFEDVSELKILNLNSNGIAYIDPAAFSGLNNLEELDLSNNSLQNFEYGVLEDLYFLKVLWLRENPWRCDYNIHYLFYWLKHHYNVHYNGLECKMPEEYKGWSVGKYVRSYYEECPKDKLPIYPETFDLDKDDEDWERHKEQTVQTVKKHGVIVTVIG from the exons ATGCAACTAGTTACTATTGTAGTActactttttctttgtaaagcaTCTGACTGTAGAAGGACAAGGAATAGGAGtttgaaaaacaatgaaagGGAAAACATCTTAAGGAGAGCATCTAGCACTGTTAAGCGCAATGCCCAAGGTCTAACATGTGATATTTACACTCACCTTCATGAGAAATACTTAGATTGTCAGGagagaaaattgatttttgtgGGACCTGATTGGCCAGAGGATATAAAACACATGCTGCTAGCAAGAAACAGGATTCGCAAATTGAAGAATAATATGTTTTCCAAGTATAAAGCACTGAAAAGTCTAGATTTACAACAGAATGATATATCAAAAATTGAGAGCgaggctttttttggtttgaataAACTTACCACACTTTTACTTCAGCATAACCAAATTAAGAGTTTAtctgaagagatttttatttatacacCCAGTCTAAACTACCTACGCCTTTATGATAATCCCTGGCATTGCAACTGTGAACTAGAAACCCTTGTTACAATGCTACAGGTTCCAACAAACAGAAATTTGGGAAATTATGCCAAGTGTGTGCACCCAAtagaactgaaaaatcaaaagctAAAGCAGATAAAAGCTGATCAGCTATGCAGTGAAGAGGACAGGCAGGACCCCAGAAACATAAAACGGGAGAAGCCTGAGCCTGTCAAACCAGAATTTGATTCCTCTTTGTGCCACATGTATGTGTTTCCTGTACCAACTCtgaactgcaaaagaaaag aTTTAAAGAAAGTTCCAGGTAACATACCTCCAGATATAGCTAAACTTGATTTGTCCAACAACAAAATAAGACAACTACGAGCCAAAGAGTTTGAAGATGTCAGTGAACTGAAGATATTAAATCTAAACAGTAATGGAATAGCTTACATTGATCCTg CTGCTTTCTCAGGCCTCAACAACTTAGAGGAGCTGGATCTATCAAACAACAGCTTGCAGAATTTTGAATATGGAGTACTGGAAGATCTTTACTTTCTGAAAGTACTGTGGCTGAGAGAGAATCCTTGGAGATGTGATTACAACATTCATTATCTTTTTTACTGGCTGAAGCATCACTACAATGTTCACTACAATGGCCTAGAATGCAAAATGCCTGAGGAATATAAAGGATGGTCTGTTGGAAAATATGTTCGAAGTTATTATGAGGAGTGCCCAAAAGACAAGCTTCCCATTTATCCAGAAACTTTTGATCTggacaaagatgatgaagacTGGGAGCGACACAAAGAGCAAACAGTTCAAACAGTAAAGAAGCACGGTGTAATTGTCACTGTGATAGGCTAG